Proteins from a genomic interval of Quercus robur chromosome 9, dhQueRobu3.1, whole genome shotgun sequence:
- the LOC126699354 gene encoding uncharacterized protein LOC126699354, giving the protein MGLVLCAKFSIQDHQTVILENPKSKISHHIICLLETDVAGPEHLLVHHTNNEEFLWLDTEGQFLWLTCISRGLLPDEFNQCGYIKASIISDWPGVMVQKCGLSFFHVNDDWFQNMRFHCKKEYISQNFNNQMTAGKLKMKQDHDDETGPRRTSSSNEDQIHHEITRPVDKGETSEAKDQHSQSNLLDFDHRLVHNFCFPKYEDLGWFSNQSDLPSLTVNLIRNLFSDNTWIGFALCAFFELNEDQNSILDILDSETCYNLICHFETNIGSVKPRHIYCPTKKDLMLSQTGGFFWLSYIPRGSLPEWLNHCILAKFSFATNCPGLTAQKCGLLPLYKHTGQKCSHGFSYKLCEREFKEILTYHVISLSDNWNIIWRLTIDNTNRRRQKHDNEARPSTSGSSNEDSHPERRTEHVDPMLKDKGKRVLE; this is encoded by the exons ATGGGGCTTGTTTTATGTGCTAAATTTTCCATCCAGGACCATCAAACTGTGATACTCGAAAATCCCAAATCAAAAATTTCTCACCACATTATTTGTCTTTTAGAAACTGATGTAGCCGGTCCAGAGCATTTACTCGTCCATCACACTAATAATGAAGAATTCCTGTGGCTAGATACAGAAGGGCAATTTCTTTGGTTGACCTGTATTTCACGTGGGTTGTTACCAGACGAGTTCAATCAATGTGGTTACATCAAAGCTTCAATTATAAGCGATTGGCCAGGTGTGATGGTGCAAAAATGTGGGCTTAGTTTCTTCCATGTGAATGATGACTGGTTTCAGAATATGAGATTTCATTGCAAGAAGGAATATATAtcacaaaatttcaacaatCAAATGACAGCTGGTAAGTTAAAAATGAAGCAAGACCATGATGATGAGACAGGACCTAGAAGAACTAGTAGCTCCAATGAGGACCAAATTCACCATGAAATTACAAGGCCTGTTGATAAAGGGGAAACAAGTGAAGCTAAGGATCAACACAGCCAAAGCAACCTGCTG GACTTTGATCATCGCCTTGTCCATAATTTTTGTTTCCCTAAATATGAAGATCTAGGTTGGTTCAGCAATCAGAGTGATTTGCCCTCGTTGACAGtcaatttaattagaaatttgtTCAGTGATAATACTTGGATAGGATTTGCTCTATGTGCCTTTTTTGAATTGAACGAGGATCAGAATTCCATCCTAGACATTCTTGATTCAGAAACTTGCTACAACCTTATTTGTCATTTCGAAACCAATATCGGTAGTGTGAAGCCTCGCCATATCTATTGTCCAACTAAGAAAGATCTCATGCTGTCACAAACAGGTGGATTCTTTTGGTTGTCCTATATACCACGCGGGTCGCTTCCAGAGTGGCTGAATCATTGCATCCTTGCTAAGTTTTCATTTGCAACTAACTGCCCTGGCTTGACAGCGCAGAAGTGTGGTCTTCTTCCCTTGTACAAGCACACTGGGCAGAAGTGTAGCCATGGTTTCTCGTACAAGCTCTGTGAGAGAGAGTTCAAGGAAATATTAACGTACCACGTGATATCCTTGTCTGATAATTGGAATATCATCTGGAGATTGACGATTGATAATACAAACAGGAGGAGGCAAAAACACGATAATGAAGCAAGACCAAGTACAAGTGGCAGCTCTAATGAGGACTCTCACCCTGAGAGACGGACGGAACATGTTGATCCCATGCTTAAAGACAAGGGGAAGAGAGTTCTAGAATAA